In Carya illinoinensis cultivar Pawnee chromosome 7, C.illinoinensisPawnee_v1, whole genome shotgun sequence, the following are encoded in one genomic region:
- the LOC122316476 gene encoding probable inactive histone-lysine N-methyltransferase SUVR2 isoform X2 has product MASNPRVFKALEAMRALGISDEEVKPVLRRLLKLYDKNWELIEEDNYRTLVDAYFELKENSKHDDGIERSTKIPYLEEKNDEKKALKISGQGIVMEQSEPCLSEGRIIGSSERPRTHFMDKGKDPISSHVVDRKSVSERSLSAHVRRKHMPSSQCNVQRENMKSNHHKKMLIQKPIVGPPPVPTRSSNDSTPHHSVMDLASHSLHSCDKDDNSPCNDSTSTGNNFDIASSCSGEVKILLNCDSALGQLNFHTPNFDAVLRFVEDKYFRSYKIKGPQFSVRKLLKDLCESYLKLGTDSPDRSVVANPSNCGINISDTMHVSGSKKRAIEIQNFEAYSNQKSSDCSGHTNSYNSFPDEMNHFHGFPDITKGAEKVEISLVHEFCKESLPKFNYIPHNIIYQNGNVNISLARISDEDCCSGCSGDCLSSSIPCACARETGGEFAYTTQGRLKGDFLSACMSLKREPQEHHFVYCQDCPLERTQNEYMPERCKGHLVKKFIKECWRKCGCDMRCGNRIVQRGITCKLQVFLTPEGKGWGVRTLEDLPKGTFVCEYVGEVLTNMELYERILQSSGNERHTYPVTLDADWGSEGILRDEEALCLDATCHGNVARFINHRCFDANLVDIPVEVETPDHHYYHIAFFTTSKVTAFQELTWE; this is encoded by the exons ATGGCTTCCAATCCAAGAGTTTTCAAGGCCTTGGAAGCTATGAGAGCCCTAGGAATTTCTGATGAAGAGGTCAAACCAGTGCTGAGGCGACTATTGAAACTCTATGATAAAAATTGGGAACTAATTGAAGAAGACAATTATCGGACACTTGTAGATGCATATTTTGAGCTAAAGGAAAATAGTAAACATGATGATGGGATTGAAAGATCAACAAAAATACcgtatttggaagaaaagaatgaTGAAAAGAAGGCTCTCAAGATTTCAGGACAGGGAATCGTCATGGAGCAATCTGAACCATGTTTAAGCGAGGGCAGAATTATAGGTAGTTCTGAACGACCCCGCACTCATTTCATGGACAAAGGAAAGGACCCTATTTCATCTCATGTGGTCGATAGAAAATCAGTATCTGAGAGATCTTTGTCTGCTCATGTCCGGAGAAAACATATGCCAAGCAGTCAATGTAATGTCCAAAGGGAAAATATGAAAAGTAATCATCACAAGAAGATGTTGATTCAAAAACCTATCGTCGGTCCCCCTCCAG TGCCAACGAGGTCCTCAAACGATTCAACTCCACATCATTCTGTCATGGATCTAGCATCTCACAGTCTGCATTCGTGTGACAAAGATGACAATTCCCCATGCAATGACAGTACAAGTACTGGGAATAATTTTGATATTGCTTCTTCATGCTCAGGAGAAGTGAAGATTTTATTAAACTGTGACTCCGCTCTTGGGCAACTGAATTTTCATACACCAAATTTTGATGCAGTTCTGAGATTTGTGGAGGATAAATATTTcagatcatataaaattaaaggGCCTCAATTTTCTGTGAGGAAGCTGTTGAAAGATTTGTGTGAAAGTTATTTGAAGCTGGGCACTGATTCCCCTGATAGATCTGTTGTTGCTAACCCTTCCAATTGTGGTATAAATATCAGTGATACGATGCATGTTTCAGGATCAAAGAAGAGAGCTATTGAGATACAGAATTTTGAGGCATATTCAAACCAAAAGAGTTCGGACTGTTCTGGGCATACAAATTCATataattcttttcctgatgaaatGAATCACTTCCATGGTTTTCCTGATATAACAAAAGGTGCAGAAAAAGTAGAAATATCCCTGGTACATGAATTTTGCAAGGAGTCTCTCCCAAAATTCAATTACATACCACACAATATAATTTATCAGaatggtaatgtaaatatttctCTAGCACGAATTTCAGACGAGGATTGCTGTTCAGGTTGTTCTGGAGACTGTCTTTCATCATCAATTCCATGTGCATGTGCACGTGAAACTGGTGGAGAGTTTGCCTACACAACTCAAGGCCGGCTGAAAGGAGATTTTTTAAGTGCTTGTATGTCTTTGAAGCGTGAACCTCAGGAGcaccattttgtttattgtcaAGACTGTCCATTAGAGAGGACTCAGAATGAGTACATGCCTGAACGATGTAAGGGTCATTTAGTCAAGAAGTTTATTAAAGAATGCTGGAGAAAATGTGGGTGTGACATGCGGTGTGGAAATCGAATAGTGCAGCGAGGTATAACATGCAAGTTGCAG GTTTTCTTGACTCCTGAAGGAAAAGGATGGGGAGTTAGAACACTTGAGGACTTGCCTAAGGGAACTTTTGTTTGTGAGTATGTTGGAGAAGTACTGACCAACATGGAGCTATACGAGCGGATTCTACAAAGCAGTGGCAATGAGAGACATACATATCCAGTAACACTTGATGCAGATTGGGGTTCAGAAGGTATTTTAAGGGATGAGGAGGCACTTTGTCTCGATGCAACTTGCCATGGAAATGTTGCAAGGTTCATCAACCATCG ATGCTTTGATGCGAACTTGGTTGATATTCCAGTAGAAGTGGAGACTCCAGATCATCATTATTATCAT ATTGCCTTTTTCACTACCAGCAAAGTGACTGCTTTTCAAGAGCTGACATGG GAATag
- the LOC122316476 gene encoding probable inactive histone-lysine N-methyltransferase SUVR2 isoform X1: MASNPRVFKALEAMRALGISDEEVKPVLRRLLKLYDKNWELIEEDNYRTLVDAYFELKENSKHDDGIERSTKIPYLEEKNDEKKALKISGQGIVMEQSEPCLSEGRIIGSSERPRTHFMDKGKDPISSHVVDRKSVSERSLSAHVRRKHMPSSQCNVQRENMKSNHHKKMLIQKPIVGPPPVPTRSSNDSTPHHSVMDLASHSLHSCDKDDNSPCNDSTSTGNNFDIASSCSGEVKILLNCDSALGQLNFHTPNFDAVLRFVEDKYFRSYKIKGPQFSVRKLLKDLCESYLKLGTDSPDRSVVANPSNCGINISDTMHVSGSKKRAIEIQNFEAYSNQKSSDCSGHTNSYNSFPDEMNHFHGFPDITKGAEKVEISLVHEFCKESLPKFNYIPHNIIYQNGNVNISLARISDEDCCSGCSGDCLSSSIPCACARETGGEFAYTTQGRLKGDFLSACMSLKREPQEHHFVYCQDCPLERTQNEYMPERCKGHLVKKFIKECWRKCGCDMRCGNRIVQRGITCKLQVFLTPEGKGWGVRTLEDLPKGTFVCEYVGEVLTNMELYERILQSSGNERHTYPVTLDADWGSEGILRDEEALCLDATCHGNVARFINHRCFDANLVDIPVEVETPDHHYYHIAFFTTSKVTAFQELTWDYGIDFADKNHPIKAFSCHCGSSSCRDMKRKRR; this comes from the exons ATGGCTTCCAATCCAAGAGTTTTCAAGGCCTTGGAAGCTATGAGAGCCCTAGGAATTTCTGATGAAGAGGTCAAACCAGTGCTGAGGCGACTATTGAAACTCTATGATAAAAATTGGGAACTAATTGAAGAAGACAATTATCGGACACTTGTAGATGCATATTTTGAGCTAAAGGAAAATAGTAAACATGATGATGGGATTGAAAGATCAACAAAAATACcgtatttggaagaaaagaatgaTGAAAAGAAGGCTCTCAAGATTTCAGGACAGGGAATCGTCATGGAGCAATCTGAACCATGTTTAAGCGAGGGCAGAATTATAGGTAGTTCTGAACGACCCCGCACTCATTTCATGGACAAAGGAAAGGACCCTATTTCATCTCATGTGGTCGATAGAAAATCAGTATCTGAGAGATCTTTGTCTGCTCATGTCCGGAGAAAACATATGCCAAGCAGTCAATGTAATGTCCAAAGGGAAAATATGAAAAGTAATCATCACAAGAAGATGTTGATTCAAAAACCTATCGTCGGTCCCCCTCCAG TGCCAACGAGGTCCTCAAACGATTCAACTCCACATCATTCTGTCATGGATCTAGCATCTCACAGTCTGCATTCGTGTGACAAAGATGACAATTCCCCATGCAATGACAGTACAAGTACTGGGAATAATTTTGATATTGCTTCTTCATGCTCAGGAGAAGTGAAGATTTTATTAAACTGTGACTCCGCTCTTGGGCAACTGAATTTTCATACACCAAATTTTGATGCAGTTCTGAGATTTGTGGAGGATAAATATTTcagatcatataaaattaaaggGCCTCAATTTTCTGTGAGGAAGCTGTTGAAAGATTTGTGTGAAAGTTATTTGAAGCTGGGCACTGATTCCCCTGATAGATCTGTTGTTGCTAACCCTTCCAATTGTGGTATAAATATCAGTGATACGATGCATGTTTCAGGATCAAAGAAGAGAGCTATTGAGATACAGAATTTTGAGGCATATTCAAACCAAAAGAGTTCGGACTGTTCTGGGCATACAAATTCATataattcttttcctgatgaaatGAATCACTTCCATGGTTTTCCTGATATAACAAAAGGTGCAGAAAAAGTAGAAATATCCCTGGTACATGAATTTTGCAAGGAGTCTCTCCCAAAATTCAATTACATACCACACAATATAATTTATCAGaatggtaatgtaaatatttctCTAGCACGAATTTCAGACGAGGATTGCTGTTCAGGTTGTTCTGGAGACTGTCTTTCATCATCAATTCCATGTGCATGTGCACGTGAAACTGGTGGAGAGTTTGCCTACACAACTCAAGGCCGGCTGAAAGGAGATTTTTTAAGTGCTTGTATGTCTTTGAAGCGTGAACCTCAGGAGcaccattttgtttattgtcaAGACTGTCCATTAGAGAGGACTCAGAATGAGTACATGCCTGAACGATGTAAGGGTCATTTAGTCAAGAAGTTTATTAAAGAATGCTGGAGAAAATGTGGGTGTGACATGCGGTGTGGAAATCGAATAGTGCAGCGAGGTATAACATGCAAGTTGCAG GTTTTCTTGACTCCTGAAGGAAAAGGATGGGGAGTTAGAACACTTGAGGACTTGCCTAAGGGAACTTTTGTTTGTGAGTATGTTGGAGAAGTACTGACCAACATGGAGCTATACGAGCGGATTCTACAAAGCAGTGGCAATGAGAGACATACATATCCAGTAACACTTGATGCAGATTGGGGTTCAGAAGGTATTTTAAGGGATGAGGAGGCACTTTGTCTCGATGCAACTTGCCATGGAAATGTTGCAAGGTTCATCAACCATCG ATGCTTTGATGCGAACTTGGTTGATATTCCAGTAGAAGTGGAGACTCCAGATCATCATTATTATCAT ATTGCCTTTTTCACTACCAGCAAAGTGACTGCTTTTCAAGAGCTGACATGG GATTATGGGATTGACTTTGCTGATAAAAATCATCCCATTAAGGCATTTTCTTGTCATTGTGGAAGTTCATCTTGCCGAGACATGAAACGAAAAAG GAGGTAG